GGGGGAGCAGGTCACGCCGCCGCCCGGCCGGACGCTGGTGTTCGTGGGCGACCTGACGGACCGCGGGCCGGACTCGCCGGGCGTGCTGCGCCTCGTGGGGGGGATGCTCGCGGCAGGCACGGCACTGTGCGTGCAGGGCAACCACGACGCCAAACTGCTGCGCGCCCTGAGCGGCCACGCCGTCAAGGTCACGCACGGCCTGGAAGTCACGCTCACGCAGCTGGACCACGCGCCGCCGGACGCCCGGACGGACGCGTGCGCGCTGCTGGCGGGCCTGCCGCACCACCTCGTGCTGGACGGCGGGCGGCTGGTGGTGGTGCACGCGGGCCTGCCCGAACGGCTGCACGGGCGCGACAGTGCCCGCGTGTGGAGTCACGCGCTGTACGGCGAGACCGCGAAAGGTGAACTGGACGCGCAGGGCCTCCCGCTGCGGCTCGACTGGGCGGCCGGATACCACGGTCAGGCCATCGTCGCGTACGGACACACGCCGGTCCAGGCGGCCCGCTGGCGCAGCCGGACCGTGAACCTCGACACCGGCTGCGTGTTCGGGGGGAGTCTCACGGCGCTGCGGTACCCGGAGCTCGTGACGTTCAGCGTGCCTGCCCGGGCCGTGTACCGCGAGGCGGCCCGCGCGCCCCTGCCGCTCGCGCCGGGCGAGGACGTGCCGCCCGGCCCGTGACGGGTGCTCCGTGACGGGTCTTCAGGGCATGCGGACGGCGTCGCAGTTGTCGTTCGTGCCTTCCTGAGCTGCCTCGTCCACCACGACCTGCTCGCCCTTGCCCACGAAGCCCAGGCAGCGTGCCTGGGCGCGCAGTTCGTCCGGGTCGCTCGCGTGCGCCTGCGCTTCCTTCAGGACGCGGATGTCGGTGCTGAGGGCGGCGTTTTCGCGCTGCACGGCCCGCGTCTCCTGCTGCCACGCGTACGTGCGGTACAGGCTGTTCCCGATCAGGAACGTGATCTGCACCGTGCCGAGCCCGGCCAGCAGGCAGGCGATCATCATGGAGACGGGAACCCGGTGCAGGTCGGACCAGGAGGGCCACTTGCGCAGCCAGAGGGGGCGATTCCAGGACGGTGGACGCAGACGCACGCAGCGAGTGTAGCGTGCGGCCCTGTGCCGCTCGTGTGGAACGCGTCCTGCCGCCCGGAGGGGGCCGCGCCCGGGTGCCTGCCGCGTCCGGCGAGGCGCGGTATTTGTTGCGCCCGCAGCCGCAACGGCGTTCACGTGCAGCGGTTACACTGCCCGCATGGACTGGAGCCGTGCCCACCGTACCCCCATCCAGATGCGCTACAGCGACACGGACATGATGGGGCACATCAACAACGCGGCCTACGTGCAGTTTCTGGAGTTCGCGCGCATGGACCTGCTCGCCGCCCTGCTGCCCACGGGCACGCACCTGCCGGTCGTGCTGGCCCGGCTGGAACTCGATTACCGGCGCGAGGTGCACCTGCACCAGACGGTCGAGGTGCTGACGCTGCCCGTCCGGGTGGGAAACAGCAGCTGGGAGTACGCGTTCCGCCTGCTCGCGGACGGCGAGGTGAGCGCCGAGGGGCGCAGCGTGCAGGTGCACACGGACCCCGTCACGCGCCGCGGCTCGCCGCTGCCGGACGAGGTGCGCTCGAAGCTGGTGGCGCTGCTGCCGGAGGCGACCCATGTCTGACGCCGGCCGCGCGCCCGAATTCGACGAAGTGGTGACGTACCAGGGCGACCCGTGGGTGCTGCTCGTGACGATGCCGCGCATCGTGGCGGAAAGCTACCGCCGCCTGCTGGGCGATCACGGCGTGGTGACGGTGATCCGCACGCCGTTCCAGTGGGTCATGAGCAGTCCCGTGATCGAGATCGAGACGGGCGGTTACATGGGCGACGTGGGCCTGTACGTGCCGCAGGTGCAGGAGGCCGAAGCGCAGCGCGTGCTGGAAGGACCGCCGGACGACGACACTCCCGGTCCGGGAGCGCTTTCATGAGGCAGACAGGCGTGCCCCACGCCCCCCCGGCCCCCCTTACAATTCTTCCCGGCAGTACGCCTGAAACGGAGCGTGAACAGTGACTCAGCAGGAAACACAACAGCAGCAGCAGGACAGCACCAGCACCCCGCTCGGCAGCATCGGAGCGGGCAGCATCGGAGCGGGCAGCATCGGAGCGGGCAGCATCGGCGTGGACGTGGGCGGCACCAAGATCGCGGTCGGCGTCCTGATCGGCGAGGAACTCCGCGAATTCCACACGCACCCCACGCCCGACACCGGCTGGAGGGGCGTGCTGGACGCCGTGGCCGCCCTGGTCCGCCCCCTCATGGAGAAGTACGAGGGCGTCCGCACGGTCGGGCTCGGCATTCCCGGCCCGATCAGCCAGGACCGCGCGCGCGTGCTGTTCGCGCCGAACATCTACGGATTCAACGACGTGCCGGTGGTGGAGGGCCTGCAGGAACGCCTGGGCCTGACCGTCTCGATGGAGAACGACGCGAAGGTCGCGGCGCTCGCCGAGGCGACGCTCGGCGCGGCGCGCGGCAGCAGCAGTGTGTACATCACGGTCTCGACCGGCATCGGGAGCGGCATCGTGCTGAACGGCCGCCTGTGGCGCGGCTTCCACGGCATCGCCGGTGAGCTCGGGCACGTGGTGAGCGTGCCGGGCGGCCCCGTGAGCGGCGCCGGGCAGTCCGGCACGCTGGAGGCCGTGGCGAGCGGGACCGCCATCGCGCGCGACGCGAGCTTCGCCCTGAACCGCGACGTGAGCACCGCCGAAGCCTTCGCGCTCGCGCAGAAGGGCGACCGCATCGCGCTGCGCGTGGTGCGCGGCGCCATGACCCGCATCGGGCTGGCCGTGGCGGACCTGCAGAAGGTGCTGGACCCCGAGGTGTTCGTGATCGGGGGCGGCGTGGCGGGCGTCGGGGAGTTCTTCTTC
The nucleotide sequence above comes from Deinococcus aquiradiocola. Encoded proteins:
- a CDS encoding metallophosphoesterase; its protein translation is MSSSDAPLVLPSPALVVLIGVRDDVRAAFAARHFPPEERCATLDAAGKRLTAGQPAVLNAPHLTPDARADAVLLARAQHVPAVAVVLDPDGHDPDSATRRAVAALRAGLGGPDAPALPLEGFREVRRVRRPDLLPAGGVTRVPLRPDRRDLSGPFDVVGDVHGCLPELLDLLGLLGYAVQGEQVTPPPGRTLVFVGDLTDRGPDSPGVLRLVGGMLAAGTALCVQGNHDAKLLRALSGHAVKVTHGLEVTLTQLDHAPPDARTDACALLAGLPHHLVLDGGRLVVVHAGLPERLHGRDSARVWSHALYGETAKGELDAQGLPLRLDWAAGYHGQAIVAYGHTPVQAARWRSRTVNLDTGCVFGGSLTALRYPELVTFSVPARAVYREAARAPLPLAPGEDVPPGP
- a CDS encoding FtsB family cell division protein, whose amino-acid sequence is MRLRPPSWNRPLWLRKWPSWSDLHRVPVSMMIACLLAGLGTVQITFLIGNSLYRTYAWQQETRAVQRENAALSTDIRVLKEAQAHASDPDELRAQARCLGFVGKGEQVVVDEAAQEGTNDNCDAVRMP
- a CDS encoding acyl-CoA thioesterase, translating into MDWSRAHRTPIQMRYSDTDMMGHINNAAYVQFLEFARMDLLAALLPTGTHLPVVLARLELDYRREVHLHQTVEVLTLPVRVGNSSWEYAFRLLADGEVSAEGRSVQVHTDPVTRRGSPLPDEVRSKLVALLPEATHV
- a CDS encoding ROK family protein, translating into MDVGGTKIAVGVLIGEELREFHTHPTPDTGWRGVLDAVAALVRPLMEKYEGVRTVGLGIPGPISQDRARVLFAPNIYGFNDVPVVEGLQERLGLTVSMENDAKVAALAEATLGAARGSSSVYITVSTGIGSGIVLNGRLWRGFHGIAGELGHVVSVPGGPVSGAGQSGTLEAVASGTAIARDASFALNRDVSTAEAFALAQKGDRIALRVVRGAMTRIGLAVADLQKVLDPEVFVIGGGVAGVGEFFFDHVQAAADEAAEGFARPQIRPALLGSQAGVIGAALSARIELTP